Genomic segment of Myxococcus stipitatus:
GGGTAGCGTTGCCCCCTCCTGCACCTGCCGAGAAAGAAAGCTCTCCCGTGAAGCGCGCTCCCGTTCCGATGCCCCCTCCCGCCGAGTCCACTTCCAGGAAGCCGAGGGCCCTGGCCTCCCGTTTGAGCTGGCCTCCGTCTACGTGGGCCGGGTTCCTCAAGACGTGCGCGAGTGCGACCGCCGTTGCCGCGCTCTCCATGGGCTGCCCGGGTGCCCAGGTTCGGCCAGAGCCCGCTGACTGCCCCTCCGAAGCGCGAGAGGTCATGTTCAGTCGAGAGATGAAGGGTGGGCTGCGCCTGAGGCAAGGGTATTCAGTGATGCTGACATTGGATGTCCGCCAGCCTGGGGAAATAGGCGAAGCGGGTTCCTATGCCGACGGCCCTGTCACCGGGGTAGTGCACATCAGCGACGTGCGTGGCCTGCCAGAAGGAACGCGGCTCTCGGGATATCTATGGACCGGAGGGGAGGTCCTCGTAGGGCGCTACACAGAGGCTCACCTGCCTGATGGCCGCACAGTGCCGGTGTGCATCGTCCTGGGAAAGCGGGGGTACGTTGAAAAGGAGGACTGGTCCAAGCCAGGAGCTGCGGTGGTGGGGCGAAGTCTCCCGGCCTATCCCGTTGAGCGCTGGCCCTAGTTTCCCTCTGGGGACGTAAAGGGACTTAGCAAAATGGGCTCGTCTTTGTTCACTATGGGTGAATGAGATTTCGATCTTTTTAGACCTATTACGTCGTTCAAGTCAGGAAGGGCTGGCAGTACCTTGAGTCTGCCTTTGCGCGAATCCCTCTCGCGCGGGCACTCGGAGCTTCCAGCCCATGTCCAATCCGTCTGACTCTCGGCCTGCCGGGAGCGTTGTCCTATGAGCTTGCCCGGGTTCTGTGGACAGGTGGGTTAAGCAGCCAGCGGCACCTGCGAGGCGGTCTTTTCGAACTCGGCGGGACTGACGTAGCCAAGTGAGGAGTGCCGCCGCTTGCGGTTGTAGAACACCTCGATGAACTCGAACAAGCCACCCTTCGCCGCCTCGCGCGTCGAGAAGTCCGCGTCGTGCACCAGCTCTGTCTTCAGCGTGGAGAAGAAGCTCTCCACCACGGCGTTGTCCCAGCAGTTGCCCTTGCGGCTCATGCTGCACCGGATGCCGCGGGCGGCCAGCGCTCGCTGGTAGTCCTCACTGGCGTATTGGCTGCCCCTATCCGAATGGTGCAGCAGTCCCGCTGGGGGACAGCGACCTTTGAGCGCCATGTCGAGAGCCGAAAGCACCAGGTGCCGGTCGATGCAGCGGTCCATGGCCCAACCGATGACGCGCCGACTGAAGAGGTCCAGCACTACTGCCAGGTAGAGCCAGCCCTCCCGCGTGGGCACGTACGTGATGTCCGTCGCCCACGTCTGGTCGGGCCCTGGTGGATTGAAGGCGCGAGCCAGCACGTTGGGCGCTACCGGGAGGCCGTGCTTGGAGTCCGTGGTGTGCACGAACCGTCTGCGTCGACGAGCGCGGAGCCCAGCCTCGCGCATGAGCCGGGCCACGCGGTGCCGGCCCACGGGCAGCCCCTGGGCCTTCAGCTCGGCCTGGACGCGTGGGCTACCATAGGTGCGGCGGCTGTCCTGATGCACCTGCTGGATTCGCTCCACCAGCGCCGCATTGGCCTTCTGGCGTGCCGACGCTTCACGTCCCTCCCAGGCGTAGTAGCCCGCTCGGGACACCTCCAGCACACGGCACAGCATCGCCACCGGGTAGTTCGCCTTCTCCTCCTGGATGGCCGTGAACCTCACGTGCTCTCCTTGGCGAAGAAGGCCGCCGCGTTTTTTAGTATCTCCCGCTCCATCCGCAGCTGGCGCACCTCGCGCCGCAACTGGGCGAGTTCCTCCTTCTCACCCGTCGTCAGCGCCCCGGACGGCCCCTGGCCCGCGTCCGTTCGCGACTGCCTCATCCATGCCTCCAGCGCGCTGCGAGTCAGGTCCAGGTCCTTGGCCACCTGGGCTCGCGACTTGCCCTCTTCCAGCACCATCTTCACAGCCCGGGCTTTGAACTCGGGCGTGTACTTCCTGCGCTCGCGTCTCGGCATCGTCGTGGACATCCTTCGGTCACCTCATCTCCGGTGTCCACAAAACCCGGGGAGGCTCACTATTCACCAATGGAGACACCTCCTACGAGTTCTTCCGGGACTTGGGGGAGGGCCGCGTTGGAGAGCGAATCCTCCTCGCGCAGACCCGCACGCCCAAGGGCCTCGGGGAATGTGTGGTGCTCAAGTGCCTGCCCCTGCCGAAAGCGGCGGACGCGACGGAGAAGTACCAGCGCACCCGGGCCCGGCTGGAAGAAGAGGTCCGGTTGGCGCAGTACCTTCGCCACCCGAGCATCGCGCGCGTCCATGGCCTCTTCGAGTCGGAGATGGGCCTGTGCGTGGCGATGGAGAACGTCGAAGGGCTATCGCTCAACACGCTGCTGGCTGTTGCCCAGACTCGGGGGCGCTACTTCTCCGAGGCGTTCATTCTCTACGTGGGCGCGGAGGTCGCGGCGGCCCTGTCCTACGCGCACTCACGTGCGGATGATGCGGGCTTCGCGCTCGGCATCGTCAACCGGGACGTGAACCCCGCGCGCATCCGCCTGGGGCCCCACGGAGAAGTGCGACTGACGGACTTTGGAGTGGCGCTCTCTCGTCTCACGGGGCGATTGGCCACGTCCCTGCCGCGCCCCCAAGGTGAAGTCCTCTACTCGGCCCCCGAGGTGTTGCTGGGCGAGGTGGTGGACGCGCGTGCGGACCTGTTCTCCCTGGGGCTGACGCTGCTGGAGTTCGCCACGGGGCGACACCTCTACGACCCGGGGCATGTCCGCATCGAAGAGGTGGAGGCGCGGTTGTCGAAGGAGGAACGGGAACGCGCGCTCACGGCCACGGTGGCCTCCGAGGTGATGGAGCTGCCCGCGTTCGCGGAGGATGCAATCTGGTGCGCCATGGCCTACGGCTCCGAGGATGTCGAGCATGCGGCGCAAGGGCTCTCGGTGCCGCTGCGGGACATCCTCCACGCGCTGCTGTGTCGCAACCCCGCCGAGCGCATTGGGACGGCGGCCGAGTTGGAGCTTGTCTTGCGTGCGCAGTTGGCGCGGTTGGGTGGGTACACGCGCGAGGAGGCATTGCAGGAGGCCCAGCACGCGCTCGGAGAGGCCAGTGAGGGACTCTGGGAGTTCGAGTTGCCGAGCGACGAAGGAGGCATCACGCCCCCTGTCACTGAGATGTGGAGTCGCTCCGAGCCCTCGACGGATTCGGCCTCGCCCCGTGGCACTCGGCGCCCGTCGTCGAGCGCTCCTGATGAAGTGCCGACGGAGCCCGGTGCAGGTCCGCGCCGTCGCACGTTGACGAAGCAGCCGACCGCGTAACGTCGGCCCCCAACCCCTCTCACTACCGCTGATTCACCACCGGCGCGGCGCGAGTCGTCCAGACCGACCGGGAGACGTGTGTTCGTCGTGCCTCATTCCGGGGCGCGTACAGGAGACGTGTATGCACAGGAAGCGAAGTGGAGTCGCCGCGTTGCTGTTGTTGCTGTTCCCCATGCTGGGGTGGGCCTCGGAGTCTCCCAGTCCCGAGGAAGCTCCGTCAGCCCCTCCCCTCGAACCAGCCGCTCGCGAGTGGCACTACTGGATGCGCCTGGAGGCCACGACGCTGGCGCTGTTGCCGCGCGCTGGTGTGGGTGATGACGAAGGCTTCATCCAGATTGAACCCACCTTCATCCTCGACGGTGGCCCCGAGTTCGGCTTCAACCTGGGGGCTCCGGTTCGTTTCCGGATGTGGGGTGGGAACGATGGTGGGGCGCTCGTGCGTCGCGAGGACTGGGACACGCTCTCGGACTGGGGGCAGCTCGTTCGTGGACTCTTGTTGGGTTCGGACGACGCACCCGTGGGCGTCTGGTTCGGGCCGCTGGAGGAACACAAGCTCCTCTCCGGGCATCTGGTTCGCCGCTACTCCAACCGGACCAATCCGAACTACCACCCGGCCGGAGGCATCTTCACTGGAACGTTGGGGCCGCTCTACACCCAAGCCTTCGCGTCAGACGTGCTGGGGGCGCGGTTGGTGGGGGCGGAGTTCTCCCTCGACGTAGAGCACATCTTCTTTGGCCAGCCTGAGAAGGGAGGGCGGTACACGCTGGCCCTGTCCGCTGTCCATGACTGGGGGCGAGCGGGAGGTCACGCGCCTTCGATGACGCTCGCGCACCTGGATGCGATGGCGATAGTGGTGGCGCGCTCCGACCTGGAGGCCCACTTGCTTGCCGGGTGGGGCGGTCGTCCTGGTGAGGGCGGCGCGTGGGGAGCTGTCGTGGGTGGAGGGGTGGACTACCTCACCGACAGCTTCAACATGCGGCTTCGGCTGGAGGCGAGGCGCCAGCATGGAGGCTTCCGGCAAGGCTTCTTCGGTGCTGACTACGAGCTGGCGCGCTTCCAGGCGGCGGGCCCTGACGGCGTGCCGCTCGCGGATGCTCACTTCCCGGACGGCTACTCCGCGTTCGGAGAGGCCATCGTGGAGTGGGATGCCGTCAGCTACGGAGGGCCCAACAAGCACCTGAACGTCTCGGTGGGCGCGGAAGTCTTCTCGTGGGGCCGCGCTGATGTTGACGGGCGTGTGGCGGTGCAGCTCTTCGAGCGCAGCTTGGAAGTGGCGTTGAAGGGGCTCGCGGTTGGCGCTGGGAAGCCTGGAGCGCGCTACCTCGGAGCGGCGGAAGTCCGGTGGAGGTTCCTGGGTGGCGGCCTCTACGCGATGGGGACGGGCGGCACGCTGTTGTTCCCCACCGCTGAAGGAACGTTGCGACCTGGCGCCTTCGCCTCGGTGGGCTTGGGGGTGGACCATGTCCGCTAACGCCCTGTGGCTGTCGCTGGCCTTACTCACCACGGGATGCATCTCGGTGCCTCACGCTCCCATGAGTGGCCGCACGCTGAACTACACGCCCCGCGCGGCAACACCTCCCGAGGGGGTGGATATTGCGAGCGACGAACGCCCCGGTGCCTTCGACCCGTCTCCGTACTCCATCGCGGGCTCCTGGCCGCGACAGCGATTTGTGCGTCATGGGGGGGCGCGAATTGGTGCAACGAAGGCCGCATCCGGAGCCGTCGGGGGCAGAGCCCAAACCAGTGCCTCGCCACGACAGGCTGTGCTCGACGCCATCGACGAAGTGAAGGGCACGCTGGATGGTGTTGAAGGGACCTTCACGAAGTTGGCGGCCCATCGGCCCAGGGCACTTGGTGAGCAGAGCCTCAATGACGACGGCTTGTTCTCCCGGTTTGTCGAGCATGGCTCCGCTCAAGTGACGTGGCTCCGGGGCGGGCTTGGGAGTGCGACCGGGCTGACGGAGGTGGCCTCGGAAGTGGGCGACCCGGACATGGAGCTGGGCGTGCTTCGGATGACGGGCCCCAAGCTCCAGGCCACGATGTTCGGGACCCTGCTGCTGGCCACCTGGGTGGACTTCCTCCAGCTCTCGGCCGCCATCATGAAGCACTGCTTCGCATGCAGCGACGAGAAGCTGTTCGTGGACCTTCACCGAGTGCAGCAACTGATGGAGCCCACGCTGAAGGACCTTGAGTCACTCGACCCAGAGAGAGTGGAGGCCGCTGCCACGGCGATGCCGGAGTTGATGGGGAAGCTGACCCGGGAGTATGCCGCGCTCCAAGCGCAGACCCGCGAGAGCATGCGGATGGGGGAGAAGATGCTCACGGCGGCGCAGGTGCTGGAGATGGTGTCCATGATCTCCACGCTGAAGATGTCGCTACCAAAGCTACCCCCGGCCGCACCGGTGACACTCGGCATGAGCCTCGCGATGGGGTCGGGGGGCGTCATGATGGGCTCGCGCATCGTCGTCTCCGCGGAGTGGGTGGAGATGATGCGAAGGCTCGTGCAGGCGGGGGTCATCTCCCTTCCTGCCGTCAACGCGGCCGTCCGCATTCATGGCGGGCAGGTGATGATGGCGCAGGCGTACCAGGACTTGCCCCAGGGCGTGAGGGATGCGCTGGGGGACAGTCCGGAGGTGAGGGGGATGCATGTGACGGGGAAGGCGGGAGCGGGCATGTCCGAGGCCCCGAAGCACCACGTCATGCCGAAAGAGCACCGGGAGTGGTTCGAGCAACGCGGCTTCAAGCGCGACATGGACATTGACCAGTTCTGCGTGCGCCTGGAGAAGTCCCACCACGAGGCGATTCACGGAGGGGGGAACTGGAAGCTGGGACGCACATGGCCCGGTGAGTGGAACCAGATGATCATGAAGGCGCTGCGCAACGCAGAGTCCAGGGCGGGCCGGATGTTGACGCGGAATCAGGTCCTGGACATCGTCGCGGAGCGCATGCAGTTCTACAAAGTCCCGCTCATGTTCACGAAGGGGAACAGCCGATGACTGACGGAGGTTCGTGGCAGGGGAACTGGAAGGCACGCTTGTATGAGCGCGTCCGTGAGCGAGGCTACGACTCCCTCACGGCCTTTGCCGAGGCCCATCCCACCGCATCGTTGGTGGCACTGGCCGGGGAGCTTGGTCCGGACGACGTTGCAGGCGTTCAGGTGTACGACGGATTGGTGGCCGAAGCGGTGCGAAACAAGCAAGTGACCCGCTTGGTTCGTGGGCAACTCGTGCGCGAGCTATGGGGGAGCCTCCCCGATGGTTGGCCGTCCGTGTTGGATGACGACAACCGCTTCAGGGTCGCTAAGGCGCTTGGGCTTTGGTCCAGCATCGTCCCAGAGACGCACGAAAACCGTGTGCAACTGGCTGGTGATGCACTACTCGCCAATCCACCTCCCGCTGGATGGCGTCCGCTTGGACCCGATGACGAGCTACTTCTGACCCTCCTCCCAGACAACGAAGTCTGAGCGGCGACGGTGCCCTGCCAGTGGGTGAGGCGGGGCGCCACGTTGTAGCGTCGCCATGTCATCATCAAGCTGGACGTCATGATGAGGTGCAGATGACCGACGGGCGTTCGTGGCAGGGGAACTGGAAGGCGCGCCTGTATGGGCGGGTCCGCGAGCGAGGCCATGATTCACTCACCGCGTTTGCCGACGCGCGGCCTGCCGTTCCGCTGCATGCGTTGGCTGACGAGCTTGGCAAGGATGACGTGGCTGCGGTGCAGGTATTAAGCGGGCTGCTCGATGAAGCGGAGCGGGGCAAGCACGTCACGCGCTTCGTGCGGGATGTGTTTGTTCGAGAGTTGTCCGATGGATTCCCTGATGGCTGGCCACCCGTCGTGGATGAAGCGAACCTCTTCGACGTCGCCCATATGCTCGCCCGCTGGACCAACTACACGCCGGACTCCCACAAAGAAAGGGTCGAGCGGGTTCGGGTTGTCCTCCGTGAATCTCCTCCTCCGCCCGGCTGGCGCCCGCTCGGACCCGATGACGAGCTTCTGCGCATACTGCTTCCCGACGAAGAAGCATGACGGTGCGCGACAGCTAGCGAGTCAGGAAACGCAATCACCGCCGTGTGTCCCCAGTGTGCCCCTCCAGCGTGGTTCGAGGGGGCACACCGGGGAACTGCATGGTACGGGCGGGATGTAGAACCCGAGGAGAATCAAGGCGATAGCGGGTAACAGCGCGTCCTGCTTGGTTGTTCTATCGCCCTGCCCACGGGTTCGACTCCCGTACGAGGTACTCGCCAGGTCTTCAGGTCCTGTAGCTCAGTGGATGAGAGCGCTCGGGTGCGAACCGAGAGGTGGCAAGTTCGACTCTTGCCAGGACCACTTTCCCTTGCACGCCGAGCCAGCCGGTGACGGCATCGGTTCGACACACCGACTCGCCGGGTTCGACTCCCGGGGCGTGTATCTTCTTGCTCAATCAGGGCGCGGCGAAGAGCCGCGGGTCTTGCTGGCGGGAGCGGAACAGGTCGACGATGTAGTTCATGCGCTGGTCGAACTTGGACCAGTCATTGGCCGCGGAGCCCTTCAGCGAATCGGGCGTCTTGTCGTACTGGGACAGCAGTTGCTTCAGCTCGCTGCTCTCGAGGGTGCGCAGGTGCTC
This window contains:
- a CDS encoding IS3 family transposase (programmed frameshift); translation: MPRRERRKYTPEFKARAVKMVLEEGKSRAQVAKDLDLTRSALEAWMRQSRTDAGQGPSGALTTGEKEELAQLRREVRQLRMEREIPKKRGGLLRQGEHVRFTAIQEEKANYPVAMLCRVLEVSRAGYYAWEGREASARQKANAALVERIQQVHQDSRRTYGSPRVQAELKAQGLPVGRHRVARLMREAGLRARRRRRFVHTTDSKHGLPVAPNVLARAFNPPGPDQTWATDITYVPTREGWLYLAVVLDLFSRRVIGWAMDRCIDRHLVLSALDMALKGRCPPAGLLHHSDRGSQYASEDYQRALAARGIRCSMSRKGNCWDNAVVESFFSTLKTELVHDADFSTREAAKGGLFEFIEVFYNRKRRHSSLGYVSPAEFEKTASQVPLAA
- a CDS encoding serine/threonine-protein kinase produces the protein MSGVHKTRGGSLFTNGDTSYEFFRDLGEGRVGERILLAQTRTPKGLGECVVLKCLPLPKAADATEKYQRTRARLEEEVRLAQYLRHPSIARVHGLFESEMGLCVAMENVEGLSLNTLLAVAQTRGRYFSEAFILYVGAEVAAALSYAHSRADDAGFALGIVNRDVNPARIRLGPHGEVRLTDFGVALSRLTGRLATSLPRPQGEVLYSAPEVLLGEVVDARADLFSLGLTLLEFATGRHLYDPGHVRIEEVEARLSKEERERALTATVASEVMELPAFAEDAIWCAMAYGSEDVEHAAQGLSVPLRDILHALLCRNPAERIGTAAELELVLRAQLARLGGYTREEALQEAQHALGEASEGLWEFELPSDEGGITPPVTEMWSRSEPSTDSASPRGTRRPSSSAPDEVPTEPGAGPRRRTLTKQPTA
- a CDS encoding DUF2380 domain-containing protein, giving the protein MLDAIDEVKGTLDGVEGTFTKLAAHRPRALGEQSLNDDGLFSRFVEHGSAQVTWLRGGLGSATGLTEVASEVGDPDMELGVLRMTGPKLQATMFGTLLLATWVDFLQLSAAIMKHCFACSDEKLFVDLHRVQQLMEPTLKDLESLDPERVEAAATAMPELMGKLTREYAALQAQTRESMRMGEKMLTAAQVLEMVSMISTLKMSLPKLPPAAPVTLGMSLAMGSGGVMMGSRIVVSAEWVEMMRRLVQAGVISLPAVNAAVRIHGGQVMMAQAYQDLPQGVRDALGDSPEVRGMHVTGKAGAGMSEAPKHHVMPKEHREWFEQRGFKRDMDIDQFCVRLEKSHHEAIHGGGNWKLGRTWPGEWNQMIMKALRNAESRAGRMLTRNQVLDIVAERMQFYKVPLMFTKGNSR
- a CDS encoding NUDIX hydrolase, with translation MTDGGSWQGNWKARLYERVRERGYDSLTAFAEAHPTASLVALAGELGPDDVAGVQVYDGLVAEAVRNKQVTRLVRGQLVRELWGSLPDGWPSVLDDDNRFRVAKALGLWSSIVPETHENRVQLAGDALLANPPPAGWRPLGPDDELLLTLLPDNEV
- a CDS encoding NUDIX hydrolase is translated as MTDGRSWQGNWKARLYGRVRERGHDSLTAFADARPAVPLHALADELGKDDVAAVQVLSGLLDEAERGKHVTRFVRDVFVRELSDGFPDGWPPVVDEANLFDVAHMLARWTNYTPDSHKERVERVRVVLRESPPPPGWRPLGPDDELLRILLPDEEA